A single window of Plutella xylostella chromosome 25, ilPluXylo3.1, whole genome shotgun sequence DNA harbors:
- the LOC105382329 gene encoding cyclin-dependent kinase 20, whose translation MNSHVSNYSVVGRIGEGAHGLVFKAKHLPSGRDVALKKILIKNFEDGIPINVMREIKALQLLRCKYIIKLHDMFPRGTSLVLVLEYMSCGLREWLQQRPRDLTQPVVKAYAQMMLKGTRYMHAHYVMHRDLKPANLLINHQGILKIADLGLARLFWPEGGRPYSHQVATRWYRAPELLYGARYYSEHVDLWAVGCIIAEMITKTPLFAGESDIEQLAIVLRHLGTPTEESWPGHSSLPDYNKITFPESAPTPWSELLPGVEEEAEHLIRSFLLYDAKKRISAKEALRHEWFFSHPLPATLEELPKPTQNGKIK comes from the exons ATGAACAGCCACGTGTCCAACTATTCCGTCGTGGGGAGGATCGGGGAAGGCGCCCACGGGCTGGTGTTCAAGGCGAAACACCTGCCTTCCGGGCGCGATGTGGCACTGAAGAAAATACTCATAAAAAACTTTGAGGACGGTATCCCAATTAATGTTATGAGAGAAATCAAAGCGTTGCAGCTTTTGAGATGTAAATAC ATAATCAAGCTCCACGACATGTTCCCCCGCGGCACGAGCCTCGTCCTAGTGCTGGAGTACATGAGCTGCGGGCTCCGCGAGTGGCTGCAGCAGCGGCCGCGGGACCTCACCCAGCCGGTGGTGAAGGCGTACGCACAGATGATGCTCAAGGGCACGCGGTATATGCACGCGCATTATGTTATGCATAGG GACCTGAAACCAGCGAATCTTCTAATTAACCACCAGGGCATCCTAAAAATAGCTGACTTAGGACTCGCAAGATTGTTCTGGCCAGAAGGAGGAAGACCATATTCACACCAAGTAGCTACCAG ATGGTACCGAGCTCCCGAGCTGCTGTACGGGGCGAGGTACTACAGCGAGCACGTGGACCTGTGGGCGGTGGGCTGCATCATCGCCGAGATGATCACCAAGACACCGCTTTTTGCT GGTGAATCAGACATAGAGCAACTAGCGATAGTCCTGCGGCACCTCGGCACTCCGACCGAAGAATCCTGGCCGGGGCACTCCTCCCTCCCTGACTACAACAAGATAACCTTCCCCGAGTCAGCCCCCACGCCATGGAGCGAGCTGCTGCCAGGAGTGGAGGAGGAGGCAGAGCATCTCATCAGGTCGTTTCTTTTGTATGATGCTAAGAAGAGGATTTCCGCTAAGGAG GCTCTCAGACACGAGTGGTTCTTCAGCCACCCGCTGCCAGCCACCCTGGAGGAGCTTCCGAAACCAACACAAAACGggaaaatcaaataa